The Drosophila subobscura isolate 14011-0131.10 chromosome A, UCBerk_Dsub_1.0, whole genome shotgun sequence genome includes the window AGAGACCAttaaatgtgcatttattgtttaattgtaTACAGAATATCTTGCCGTTAAAAACCGCTTCATAGATTTACAAACTTAGACAGTCAGAGTACACATCGCATAATTTATCTATTGTCAGTCAGACTTCAAAGCATTTGAGTCTCGCAATTTAACTTTGCCAGCACAGCAGCTCAGAGACTAAATAatcaatttctgtttattttttacaaaaaAGGATTGTACGATAAAAGCACATCATAGTTCGTGAACGGAAAGGCGCATCAATATTCAGCAGcaagtatatttttttaaccaAAAGTAAGTAAGGGAATAGAAAACAATTACAGCCAAATATTTGATGCGGTAATAATACCCCACAATAGACAAGAAATAGATTGGAGGACTGACTGTCTGCTAAAGAAGCTTGGAAAAACTTCATTTTCCTCAAAGAATTCTTTGCTAATAACAAGGTAAGCTGCAAATGATGAAACCCATTGATTGGCTTGACTTAATGTAATCCTTTCATATATGGCAACTAGATGCTGCGAATTCGTGCTGCccatttgcagcagctgcgcttTAACAATCGCTTGAATGAGTCCATGCCGGACTCCTCTTTGCCCGAATCGCCCAAGGACCTGGGCACTCGTGGGCCCGTTGTCGAGACCTATGTGGGCAAGCAGACCAACCAAGATGAGGCCGTGCTGCCGATGCCACCGCACAAGATACCCCTGGACATAAAGGGCGACTTGACCAAGGCTGTGCAGGCGAAGAAGATAACCCTCGAAGAGGTCGTACAGAAGAGCAAGCTGAATCTTCTTGAAGAATtgcagaagcaaaaggaagccCTGGCATTGCAGAAGGCCAATTGGGAGGAAGCCTTGAAGAAGGGAAAGGAAACCTTCGAAGAGGCAAAGAACAAACAGTTGTCGCACCTGGACAATGCCATTCAGAAAATCAAATCCGGTGAGGCCTTGCCCAAAATAAATCTTGAGGGGATTCGCAAGCTGAAGATCCAGGATGCCTGGAAGAAGGCCGTGGCTCAATTGAAGAGTCGTTTCTAATGTGTGTTGTGTccgagccacacacacacacacacacacacacacacacacacacacacacacacacacacacacacacactgcacacgCACAAATTGCAAATCTTTTGTTTGGATTTAAATGCTctaaattattattgttagtTTCCACACACAACGAGCAACAAATCGAAACCCCTCGACGAACAGATTGCATGGATTATGCATGAACATTTACCCATTGGCATGCCCAAAATTGCAGACTCAAAAGACGCTTAGAACACCCAACCCAGCCACTTGGTTGCACAACAGTTCGGGGCAGCCGACATTCGACCGTGGCGTGGCATTAACCAAGGATTTGGACACCCCACAAGCACACACTGTCGGGACATATGGCCAGGCTCAAATCACAAAAGGccgccacaaaaaaagacaaggaagagaccaacaaaaaaagcgtaaaacaaaatgtaaattccaacattaaaataagtttttaaaACTAAGCAGCGCGGCGCGGCTTATGTCACGGAGACCAGGGGGTAGCCATGGCACAGCAACGCAGAGAGCCCAACCACACGACAGACAACATTTAGAATATAAATTTAGTTAAACAAATCTCGGACGAGTCGGCATCCCCAAGGTACGGCCACCGCCATGTGTGCAGCAATGGAAAAAGGAACGGAATGCCCTGCACTGAAACGGAAGAGTCGCTGCAAAGTCGCAGACTGCGGACTGTCCCACAGATTAATCACTGATTCGTCCTCAATCTTTATCTTTGTTCGTTTATGGAGGGGTAAATATATCAACAGCTAAAGATATTCTGCCTTAGATCCCCAGCGAATGGAAGTTCTCTGCGGCCAGGCCGTAGCGCAACAAAAGAGCCGACCCCTAGACCCCCAAAGTGCATTTCGCTTTGGTTTAGGGttagggctggggctggggctggggctggcacTCCTCTTCCTTTCCACAGCtgcattttcttgttttgcttCTTTATCTTTTGGGCATGTACGGTAGGCAGGCTGCAGTCTGCCCATTTCGCTGACAAAtgtcaaaatataatttttgcgTGGATTTTCCACCAagccaaccccaacccaacccaacaataataacaaaagtacacaacaaaaaataacaaaaagtaAGACTCGTTTCGGGCACGAAGCTCGAGATGCACTAAAAGGTGTCTGGGCTTAAATTAATATGAAATTATTAATATATCAGAATGCTTTCTTGCTGCGTAAACCTTTAGCTTAAGGACCCAAAACTCTTTCCTGTCCACATGGCCAAACAGCGCCCAAATCCTTGAATACTCTCTGCAAGGAAGTGTGCCAAAAAGACACGCGGTAAGACGAAGAGTAGGAGTATGCCCCTCCaaaaaaatgagagagagaaagagaaagagaaagagtaaagaaaaaaaagcattatataatttttgcaactgctgcctgcctgcttctTATCTCAGCCGCTGCGTCGTCGTTGGCACGTTAATGTGGCCTATGTGGCAGAAGATGGAaaggcacggcacggcacggcactaCGGGGCAGGGCTGActgctgtgtgttgtgtgtgtgtcctagAAGGGGTAGCTGTGTGGCTGGGGAGGAGCATTGCATGTCCTACTGTGAgacataatttttaataatctACAACACAGCTCGTCCCGGCCAAGGGCGGGCATGGTGTGGGGAGAGCGCAGCCCAAAAATACGCGCATGCAAATGGCttaatttaatatataattatacccTGTAAAGCCCAAAGAAGTAATACCAAAATGCATGGGTTACATTAGCTATATGTTCAGGTAGGATTCACGCCGAAGATTTGATTTCTCCTGTAAGAAGTGCCTCATTGTTCGTATGGATATTTGGCAGTGAATAATTGCTACTAAAATAAGATCAGGGAGAGCTTAATGGCAGCTCTGGGATCTCTAATAGATAGCTCTTAATACAATATAAAATGATGAGCTAAAGATTGCAAagtttataatattttagtgCTTAAGTGCTTAAATAGTTATTAAGAATTGCAGCAACCATAAGGTAGATCCATTCCAATAAATATTCTGAGAGTATTTCCCCATTCGGCCAGCGCATCGGCTCTGGCTCCACACCCACTTGAAAAGTGATTTTcttggttttggttgtttccCCCggttgccactgccgctgtcaTTTTTTGTATCTTGTCGCCAAGATTGGCCAAAAGGTGTTAGCCATAAGATACCAGCGAGAGTGCCGAGTGCGGGCGGCCAGCCATATATGTATGGGGAAAATTGTCTTGTCTAAGCCTCAGATTGATGCCGCCTTGCCGCAAACCCAATCCCAGTGCtgtaattaaattatcatGCCAACAGCATAAAATCCTATACATCCCCCACGCAAATTCCCCTTTTGCACACGTGGATCTCTGTGTCTGGGGCAGGTGCTGGGGGCCAAGCGGCACCACGAGGCGCTGTAATTCAAACAGGAGCCAACAACGCAACGGGTTAACATTAGCGCACTTTTATGGCCTCTTCAGGATAAGTACGAGTATGTTAGGTACACAGGGCTGTACGCAGTGTCTCTGTTTTCTATGATTAGCTGCTAAATTTATGCCACCCGCAAAAGCCATTTCGCGGTGAGCAGTtggaaaagcaacaacagcagcaacgacagctgcaACCCCCCGCCTCTGTTTAACAATATTAAgtccaacaaaaacaaattcaaatattaaatgcaaagATAATTTATTGGGGAAACGCAAAACTGTATTTGTTGCAGGAGAAGTATTGATACCTTGATAAGTATTCCTTGATTTACCGATGGCAGTCATTGATCGAGAGCAAATCCGAATCAGATCGAGTCATAGGAAACTTTCCACAGACTGCGTGGTCCTCACTCTTGCCATGACCAGACCAAGTGAGCAGTGCAAGGACTGACGCCAGGCGGCCGGACATGCGAGTGCACAGGCGCAGCCTTACAGCCGAGTATAGATATAGAAGAGAAGCCAACAAAGCTAGTCCTCATTGCTTGTGGGTTTATTTGAAGCACTAAAATGTCTTAGAGCACGCAGCCAAGGCGCACAAATAGAAGGACGAGGCGATCCATAATAGATAATTGCACAAAAACCCAATTTAAGTTCAAATAAGCTTCAGTGTGAGTTAACTTCCAAACGGGTTTACTCACGCGGTTTCCAAGACGGTTTCATGGCATTCAGCTATTGTCTCCTTGCCACACATCGATACAATTCTTTGCCACATTTTGCAACACCGACTCAAAGCGtgaacatttcaattaagaaataaattcaatgtTTGGAGAAAAGTCAAGTTCgagataataataatggccGATCAGTTATATCGCTCGACCACCCTAGGCCACGCGCTGCAGGATACTCTCGACGAGCTCATCCAGGTGAGTCCCGTCGCATTTTGGTGGTTAAGTCGCCTAGCAAGTGCAAAAATAGGACAATAATTATTTAGTTCCTGCCTCTTCCCCACTGCAGGGTGGTAAGATCAAGCCACAGTTGGCCACACAGGTGCTCCAACAGTACGACGAGAGCATCGTCAAGGGCCTCAAGCAGAGGGCGAAGGCGCAGATAACCTTCAAGGCCAAACAGCTGCATAGCTACAACCTCTGCGACAGCCTCTGTGTCAAGCTGAAAGATGTGGAATTCCGCGAGCACCACGAAATCGTCCAGGTCGACAAGGTGCAAATTGTGGCATTCAAGTCCCCCAAGGGGGAAATGAAGAAGTGATTGCTCAATGaagaaaacaataaaccaaATCATTTCCCACTGATCAAACCATTAAACAATTAACTCATcaatgtacatttttgtattatgTTTGAAGCTGAAGCTTCTCCTGTGCGGTGCTCCAAGAGAGAGGTGACTGATGGATAGGTAAACCGTGAGCTGCGCTTCCAGTGCATGGCGGCGGTTGCTTTGCACCAGAGTCGAGAAGGGAGTAGCCCATTGAACAAAGAGCACAACCATTGACCTATTGGCCCAAAACATACATGAAGAGGGTTCTGTCACACCCACCCCGCCATCAGCTACACGCCGAATCAAGCTGTCGCGGATTAGGAAGCCGATGGTTCCCATTTGAGTGCACATTTCGCATAATGAAAGCTTCCCAGAGGTCGAGGGAAAAGGCGCCCACCCGGCTATTACAGTTGTTGGCTCGAAAATTGCCAATGGGCGTTTGGGAGCATCGGTACAACAGTCAAAACTGTTGCCCTGCCTATATACAACTCAGGAAAGCGACGCTCAGTCACTACGCATCTGTTGTCACGTCGAGctccttggctttggctttgagttGCACTACCAAAAACAAGTCACTGAAATCCATAATTGGGAGGGGCCGAATCTGACGCTCCTCTGACTGAGACCGTCAGACTGTCACCGTCCAGCAGGGAACTGAAGTGTTCACTGCGCGCAGGCAGATTCCTTGCAGCCGCTGATCGTCCACCATCAGTAACATGTCCGAGGTCCATGTCAGCCAAAACGCGGTCGCCTGAGATGTATGTACACTGGCCCTAGCTCGGGCTTCACCTCGGGGCTTGCCTGGCTGTTTATTTTCCCTACTGGACTCCCCTGTGTGTGGAATGGTAGGTGTTTGTTTGGATTTGCATTCCGTATATTCAAGAAACTTACTGCTTGCTTTTTACCCGCGTATCTGTAAAGTGAAGTTGGCTGCGTctgaaaaaatatcgatacatTGAATGGACTGCAAATAACGATCTGGCGCCAGCTTTCAGGAGCGTGTATAGTGGATATGGAGCTTTGATGCCAAATATGGGTGGACTACTATTGGATAAGTCCATTCCGGCGGCACAGCCATGcaataaacatttgttttaCCTCTTTATAAATTTAGAAAATCGATTCTATGATATCGATAGCTATATGCAAAGCCTAGAGCATGCACTTTGCCGACTACGGTAACTCTGGGCTatagagcaaacaaaaattgcaatttcggTAGACGGAAAGTTTTAGCTGTGACGATAGGAATCTAAAGCGCAATTTCTTCACAACAAATTGTTCTGGTGTGGCGAGTACTAAAGCATACAAAAGTAAGTAATATTTCATATACATTCTTTGATATTGGAACCGATTAATTCAGAGTACTCCGCAGATACTCAGGCTACCGCGTGTTCGGAGACTGCCGCAGattgaaatacaaattgtCATGGTGTGGCGAGTGTTGTTACGGGAAGTATTAAAGCACATAAAAGTAAGtagtatttatatatatattctatacattatatatatatatacataggCTACCGCAGATTCGCAGACTGCCACAGattgaaatacaaattgtgACGTGCTGCACTTTGGTTGATTGAAGATGGCGCCGCGTGACTTTCCTGTCAAATGGGGCGAGGACGAGCTCGTCTTCGAGGATGGGGTCCGCCAACAGCATCTCATCCAAGCAGAGCTAGATGAACTAACTGAAGACGAGGTCGAGGAGGAGAGCGACGACGGATCTATGCAACAACTTGTTATCCAACTAGAGCTGCAAACTGCAGAACTACTGCAGACATTGTTGGAGCGTTTCAATCCATGAAAAGATTATTGTTTTGCATTGTTCCAATTAAAGCAGGACCTTtcggcaagtttttgtcttGCCTGAGAACTAAAGCTTGGGGAGTGCTGTAACATGTTTGAGTTTCCCGTGGCAGTGGACAATTGGTTGTTGCCACGCTCTAAAGGTATGTATTGCATAGCTATTGGAATGCCAAATGACAGTACATTATGCAACCCGACGACTGTGAAGGAAACATCAGCGacaactttgactttggctggCGATGGTGATGCAGGAGTTGGGTAGCTGTCACCAACCATACACATGGGCCAAGACGAACACTTGGAAGATGGAAATAGGCAGTTTTCCAGGCTGAAGACGAGACCACTTGGCCGCCTACATCGAAAATACAGCCGAACCAGGCAGTGCGCCGTCGCAGACGCTGATCCTCCACCAAGAATGACACGTTCGAGTATGGCGACATTTTTGGGTATGGGTCAAAAAATTAAGCCACAAATGAACAAATCTAAAGCTCTGTAGAAGGCATAGTGTGCCTGCTAAAGCGCCTCTTGCTGCCGGTGCTGGTCGCATTCAAATGAAAGCCGACAGGGGACAGACATCGCAGAGAGACATGGAGCGCAATGGCTGGGCTCGCCTCCTTCTTGGAGAGCATCTGTTGACCAAATGTGGACTTAGGACgtgcttttaatttttaagaACTGCTTTTAAAACGCGATAAAATACGTTGAAATGGCgaacgcaacaaaaaaatgaaataaatttaagcaaagcaacggagaaaggagaaaggagaagaGCAAAAGCTGATAgtgggagaaggaggagatgGCAGCatgttacatatgtacttaaccatttacatgtgtatgcgtgtgtgatatatattttattcataaaaAACATACGAACAAATCCCAGAGTggtgagaaaaaaaaacctcgAGAAAGATGGGCGAATCACACGGCCCCCAAAGCGGACAACCGAAGGCGAAGTGCAGccagaaacacaaaaaaaaaagcgaactctgtgtgtgtaaagCGTGCATTTACATAATGAAAGATGTAGcaatgtgtgtgggtgtgtgtgtggtcgaGGGGGACAGGGCAAAGGGATTAGCAGTGGGCGAAAAAgctgagaaaaaaaattaaattataaaatattgaaGCAAGTAAGAAATGCGCATAAATGGGGTACGGGCacagggacatggacacggcCCGGCCGGACAGTCAAGCAGTGCAGCAGAGGAGTGAACGGACGGACAGCCCCagggcactgccactgccactgcttgaGTGCGGTATGGcccacactaacacacacacgcacacagaatTAATGTCCTTTTagatacaaatgcaatttataagCAGAACTCGTGTGTGGCGGCTGGTGGTTGCGGGGATGTGGGGATCAGGATGGAGGCGCCCCAAAAAATggaccacccacccaccactcAACTGCCACTTTTTTTCGCAACATAATTTTGAATAGCATTAAAATTATTagctacaaataaatataaaaaaaataaagacgAAAGAGTAAGagtcagagagggagagtgagtggCGGAAGCGAGACTGCgtagtcagagacagagagagagagcaaaaaagagagaaggacTAGAAGTGGAGGAAAGAAATGGTCATCCCATTCCGCCTGCAACCTCTTCCCAGCTTGCAACAAATGCGCATAATGAGCTCTGGTCAGCCGGCCTAGACGTGGAACGTGGGAGGTTGCCATCGCCGAGATTTACGCGCGACAACTTTttcttgcttatttttttttgttttatacatttttggtttttggtatGGCACTTGGGGAATTTTGCTGGCAGCTAACGCAATTCTGTTCCATTCCCTAACGCACTGGGCATTCAGATTTGGCATTCAGAGAGCTTCTCCCAAACATTTCAAAAGATGGGTTCAACCATGTCCTTTACTATAAGTACTATAGAACACTCTAGTTTGTTCCTGCATTTTAGCTTGTATTCCCTCAACTATGTATCATCTTTACTTCAAGAAAACCCTTTTAGCACCGTACATTTTCTTTTACCAAATAAATCCTAGGAAACCCAAGTTGAGGGCCCTGAATAGTGCATTTCTCAAGTAAACATTTCGCAAGAGTATCCATTGGTCTTCGTTGGATTGTTTCCTCCattattccattttttttgcacccCCTAAACACTTTTCAGTTGATATCGCAGCAAATCCTCTTCGCAGGCCTTTCGCGCTTACATAATGATATGTGCCCGCAGCCGCAGAGTCGTCTGCTGCGTCGACGGCTTTTTGTACATTTAACATCCCGCAGCGACCGCAAAGGGCGCTACAGATGAAGCGGAAGTACAGGAATTGTTTGTGGGATTAcgattacaaattaaaatcagtTTTATTCTTGTTACATATCATGCTTGCTGTTGGTTGTGTATATCAGTTATTAAACGTAACTCTTAACtagccaaaaaaataatagataTCATATACGAATAGATATGGTGGGGGGGCGGACTGCAGAGgcgtctctccgtctcttcTCACGAGTCTCAAGTGGCACATGGCAGTTGCTCGGCCGCCATCATTTTCTTGGGCTGTCGCTTGCGGCGTTTGCGAGCCTTGCGGCGAACACGATCAAAATTACGTATGCGTTcgacaataaaatgttttaggTCATCGCCTTCGTACTTGCGGCACGATACCGTGAACAGTATTAGCGAATTAAGGTAGAAAAAAAATCTTATATCATAGTCCTCCACTGTGTTCTTGTTTCCTGTGCCACCATTCCGCTCCCTTtcgcgctcctcctcctccctccgcTGATAATAGTTGCTGTAGTTGTGTTTTCGCACCTTGGGACTGGGCGTTGGATCCTCATCGCTCTCCGATTCGCGGCGATAGCGCTTGGCTGTGTGATTCCACTCTTGCCTTAAATAGTCGTAAATGCTCATGTTTCTTATAATAATtgtattgttgctgttgctgttgttgtttcgattgttgttgtttcgatTGTTGTTTTCACGAGGCGCCACATGCTGTAGATAGGGCCAACTGCCGCATGCCACCTGCACGCGTGTTGGCAACGACTGATGGCTGATTGTCGTTGTCTTTGttattgtagttgttgttgttgttgtttggggcAGCATTGGCTCATTGTTGCATCGTGCATCTTGAACATGATGTTGTctcacaatttgttgttgttgttgttgttcttgtttttgtgagTACTCTACAGCAGTGGCTGCAACACGTCAATGATCAGCAACTAGCGGTCCCCAGAACATCTTCGATATCTTTGTATCGTCCTCGGTAAGGAAGAACTGACGGCCCAAATGCACAAACTCCTTGAGCGACAATTGGCCATCGCCGTTCTTGTCTATCACAGCAAAGGAAACGGCAGCATCGTCTTCGGTCAGTCCAAGACAGCGGAAGAAGAGCTTGTACTGTTCGAGATCCAGATGGCCAGTGTGATCAAAGTCCACAGCCtgtttaaaattcaaaatatgataaaaaaatataaataaaaatatggaaaattcTAGGCTCACCTTAAACAAGTAGGGCAAAAAGCGTCCAATGCGCTTGGCCATCTTCTTGTCGTTCAGACGATGATGCAAATCGGCCAGAAACTGTTCAGCAGTCACCAAATTGTATGGAGTAATCTCCCCGAACTGCTCCTCCCAGGTCTGCTTGATCACGTCATTGAATTCGGCAGCCACCTCGGGCGTCAGGTGTCCCAGATCGTTGAATCgtttggccagcaaattgaaatcatCGAACGAGATGACGCCGTCATGGTTTACGTCCATGATGCGGTGTAGGGTGCGCATTTTGCGACGCCAGAAGGCTGAATCGCcctgaaaatatacataaagagatgcaaaattattttctgtgcTTAAAACACAAGTAAAAAGGTCTGTGGTAATGCTTGGTAACTTTCATATGGTTGTGTGCctaaattaaacttttatgCTTCCATCAGCTGCTTAAATGTTTAACAGATTGAAGCACTTTCATTGTCGAATCGACCAAACTCAAAAGCAAGGACCTTCCAGGGATAGAATTCTCTATCTAACACTTGAACCGAATTCTACAAATGATTGTAAGTCGTTTAGATACAGCTTGAAAGCTTACATGAACTACTTGAATGCGGAAAGCGCTGCAAAGCTGAAAGATTTAGCCGTCTTCGTGAGTGAAACTGCTTGATGTTCTTTATAGAACTTTGAAACTGCTTGAACTTGGCTACCGGTAAAGCTTGCTAGGACCAACTGCTTCGATAGCTTGTTTGAGGGTTGTAATTGTGCCAAAAGCTTTCATACACTGCTTTGTTAGCATTTTTACCGCTTGCTTGCTGAATCGGAAGTTTTAAGCATTTCAAACGCAGAGCTTAAAGCATAAAAGTGGTTTCCGGTTGCACTGCCATCAAGCTTTAAGCTTTGATCGCATAAAATCTTGACCGTTGGCTGAAACGCAAGCCATAGAAGCCCTGTAAACGCACACTGTAAGACATGTTACAATGTTGGCCAACTTTTGTTATGACTGCAGGTTCAAAAAACGACATTGAGCCGCTCCATTCGCGTGGACTGGAAAGTATCTCAAGCAGCAGCTTACGAAACACGTTTCCAGCATACCAAGCGCACAGCGTGGAATTTTCTCAGCCACGTGGACCGTGTTTCAGAGGcctaatttgtttgcttttatgtgtgtgtattgtattttgtgtgtctgcagTTCACTCACCCGCTCGCTTCGCTTGGAGCTTGTCTTCTGGCGGCGCTGCTCGAACTCATCATCCGAGTCTGCATCGCTGTCGCTCTCCTCCTCGCGGCGCAGGCGGGCCGCTCCGGCGGATTTCTTTGAATATTTGCGTACGGCCTGGACCGCGGTTGTGGGCATTTggtgccacagcagcgggTGCGCTCCATATCCACCAGTTACGAGTAAAAGGCGCTGCAAAAATATGGAAGATgaagaaagaagaaattaGTTTACAGTTTCAATGTGAATATGTTTTCTTTCTGTATTCCGCCGTCTGTTATTTAA containing:
- the LOC117894158 gene encoding uncharacterized protein LOC117894158, which produces MLRIRAAHLQQLRFNNRLNESMPDSSLPESPKDLGTRGPVVETYVGKQTNQDEAVLPMPPHKIPLDIKGDLTKAVQAKKITLEEVVQKSKLNLLEELQKQKEALALQKANWEEALKKGKETFEEAKNKQLSHLDNAIQKIKSGEALPKINLEGIRKLKIQDAWKKAVAQLKSRF
- the LOC117903247 gene encoding transcription initiation factor IIA subunit 2-like, which produces MADQLYRSTTLGHALQDTLDELIQGGKIKPQLATQVLQQYDESIVKGLKQRAKAQITFKAKQLHSYNLCDSLCVKLKDVEFREHHEIVQVDKVQIVAFKSPKGEMKK
- the LOC117898330 gene encoding LOW QUALITY PROTEIN: uncharacterized protein LOC117898330 (The sequence of the model RefSeq protein was modified relative to this genomic sequence to represent the inferred CDS: substituted 1 base at 1 genomic stop codon) — protein: MAFSIVSRNILRTSREILERNMAATVGALQQQLTAASLPPSPTHSDCHRLLLVTGGYGAHPLLWHQMPTTAVQAVRKYSKKSAGAARLRREEESDSDADSDDEFEQRRQKTSSKRSERGDSAFWRRKMRTLHRIMDVNHDGVISFDDFNLLAKRFNDLGHLTPEVAAEFNDVIKQTWEEQFGEITPYNLVTAEQFLADLHHRLNDKKMAKRIGRFLPYLFKAVDFDHTGHLDLEQYKLFFRCLGLTEDDAAVSFAVIDKNGDGQLSLKEFVHLGRQFFLTEDDTKISKMFWGPLVADHXRVAATAVEYSQKQEQQQQQQIVRQHHVQDARCNNEPMLPQTTTTTTTITKTTTISHQSLPTRVQVACGSWPYLQHVAPRENNNRNNNNRNNNSNSNNTIIIRNMSIYDYLRQEWNHTAKRYRRESESDEDPTPSPKVRKHNYSNYYQRREEEERERERNGGTGNKNTVEDYDIRFFFYLNSLILFTVSCRKYEGDDLKHFIVERIRNFDRVRRKARKRRKRQPKKMMAAEQLPCAT